A single Cupriavidus sp. EM10 DNA region contains:
- the nccH gene encoding nickel/cobalt/cadmium resistance ECF sigma factor NccH, with protein sequence MTDPSVDEALARRAAQGDQYAFGQLVQRHGRALAQAARSFGVPESDVDDIVQDTFIAAWHALDDFDSDKLFRPWLFRIGLNKMRDLRRFRQVRHFLFGAKDIEDAELTSDVPGPEREVSARLELAKIMQVLNRLDLASREIIILTSFVGMSHPEAAMALGTSAKAVESRVARARAKLTALLQSSQV encoded by the coding sequence GTGACCGATCCTTCTGTCGATGAAGCGCTGGCCAGGCGTGCCGCCCAAGGCGACCAGTACGCGTTCGGCCAGTTGGTGCAACGGCACGGCCGCGCGCTCGCGCAGGCCGCGCGCAGCTTTGGCGTGCCGGAGAGCGACGTTGACGACATCGTGCAGGACACGTTCATCGCCGCCTGGCACGCGCTGGACGATTTCGACTCGGACAAGCTGTTTCGCCCGTGGCTGTTCCGCATCGGCCTGAACAAGATGCGCGATCTCCGCCGGTTCCGACAAGTCAGGCATTTCCTGTTCGGTGCCAAAGACATCGAAGATGCAGAGCTGACGAGCGATGTCCCCGGCCCCGAACGCGAGGTATCGGCCCGCCTCGAACTCGCAAAGATCATGCAGGTGTTGAATCGGCTGGACCTCGCTTCGCGCGAGATCATCATCCTGACCTCGTTCGTTGGCATGTCGCACCCCGAAGCGGCCATGGCACTGGGCACCAGCGCCAAAGCCGTAGAGAGCCGCGTGGCCCGTGCAAGGGCCAAGCTCACCGCGCTGCTGCAATCGAGTCAGGTCTGA
- a CDS encoding RimK family alpha-L-glutamate ligase produces the protein MHAFPSQNLLEPRRTLISVHSVLRRTLANQDLRPLAQSLRERLQAEPRDAKLMMDLSLVLQVIGDDATARHMQAEALKLQRCYTALSSWTSDGPSLRVLALMMPGVLTDNIPLDCLLAYANVQLDVLYVNDDGTLPDTIPDHDVLFVAIRASSHNQNILQQCSHHAQVWPRPVLNQPENIRRLSPDNVPELLTGIAGLTMPPIRGTTRLELEGLVTGEFFVDRLVEHGRFPLIIRPRDSHAGHGLERVDDRAALGAYLLRTTGDAFHVSLYVDYRSADGRFRKYRVVLIQGVPYLCHVAISNHSMVQYVNAGMAESMTKRQEESWLMESFDHGCARRHAAALQGAYTALGLDYVVLDCAETPTGELLVFEADTALVVHDADPAEIFPYKKAHMRKLLKTFEAMLATTVETKRVS, from the coding sequence ATGCATGCTTTCCCTTCCCAAAATCTGCTGGAGCCACGCCGCACGCTGATCAGCGTGCATAGCGTGCTCCGTCGCACGTTGGCCAACCAGGACCTTCGACCTCTAGCGCAATCTCTGCGGGAGCGTTTGCAGGCGGAGCCGAGGGACGCCAAATTAATGATGGACCTCTCATTGGTTCTTCAGGTCATTGGCGATGACGCAACGGCCAGACATATGCAAGCAGAAGCGTTGAAACTGCAGCGCTGCTATACCGCGCTGTCTTCCTGGACGTCGGATGGCCCGTCATTGCGCGTGCTGGCACTGATGATGCCAGGCGTACTGACGGACAACATCCCCCTTGACTGCCTGCTCGCCTACGCGAACGTGCAACTCGACGTCCTGTACGTGAACGACGATGGGACGCTACCGGACACGATACCCGATCACGATGTCCTGTTCGTGGCCATTCGAGCGTCGAGCCACAACCAGAACATCCTTCAGCAATGCTCGCATCACGCGCAGGTATGGCCCCGGCCCGTGCTGAACCAGCCGGAAAATATACGCCGCCTCTCGCCCGACAACGTGCCGGAATTGTTGACAGGCATCGCGGGACTGACGATGCCACCAATCCGTGGCACCACCCGCCTGGAACTGGAAGGCCTCGTCACTGGCGAATTTTTCGTCGACAGGCTCGTGGAGCATGGCAGGTTTCCGCTCATCATCCGTCCCCGCGATTCGCACGCTGGCCACGGACTAGAGCGAGTCGATGATCGCGCGGCGCTCGGTGCTTACCTTCTTCGCACGACTGGCGATGCGTTCCACGTTTCTCTGTATGTTGACTACCGCAGTGCGGATGGGCGGTTCCGGAAGTACCGCGTCGTCCTCATTCAAGGCGTGCCGTACCTGTGCCATGTGGCGATCTCCAACCACTCGATGGTGCAATATGTGAATGCCGGCATGGCTGAATCCATGACGAAGCGGCAGGAAGAGTCGTGGCTGATGGAGAGCTTCGATCACGGCTGCGCGCGGCGCCATGCGGCCGCGCTGCAAGGCGCTTACACGGCACTTGGACTGGACTACGTGGTGTTGGATTGTGCCGAAACACCCACGGGCGAACTACTGGTTTTCGAGGCCGATACGGCACTAGTGGTCCATGACGCCGATCCGGCGGAAATTTTTCCCTACAAGAAGGCGCACATGCGGAAGCTGTTAAAGACTTTCGAGGCCATGCTCGCCACCACAGTAGAGACGAAGCGGGTTTCCTAA
- a CDS encoding site-specific integrase yields the protein MKSRQTRRTASAPAEPSLPDADALAALRGWYAGISSRAAVAHYLSGRKASGQSARGMLGDIRRQLVAFAESRHRPDLAALFEHTPAERQGRAGAVERAIKLLPSLPVPQPEISDTIDPWLAPRTVKALQAHGIRTLSDLTVRIPRRRGWWKVIEGLGITGARQVEAFFAAHPQLTERARALIAVAHPRGIVPWEQLRVPREVDGSQGSFRAPREACTLNATNDYEAVRAWLSLHETAATQRAYRKEAERLILWAIVERGRALSSLTTDDAIAYRAFVRRPTPRERWVGPPRPRDSVEWRPFSGGLSARSAAYALTVLSALFRWLIEQRYVLANPFAGIKVRGHASRPALDTARGFTEGEWLLLRAIADGLERSYGWSEPAAQRLRFLLDFGYATGLRASELVGAALGNVHLDGHGDRWLHLVGKGSKPGKVALPPLAYTALDQYLAQRQLPISRERWNPKTPLVASLGEDGAVGITGAHLWRLLRRFFAQAADAIDADHPVAAEKLRRATPHWMRHSHASHALARGAELTAVRDNLRHASIATTSMYLHGDELERAKQMRQAFGARK from the coding sequence ATGAAATCGCGCCAGACCCGACGCACCGCTTCCGCGCCTGCTGAGCCCAGCCTCCCGGATGCGGATGCGCTGGCTGCATTGCGCGGCTGGTATGCGGGGATCAGTTCCCGTGCGGCGGTAGCACACTACCTTTCTGGCCGCAAAGCATCGGGCCAGTCCGCACGCGGCATGCTGGGGGACATTCGTCGACAACTCGTCGCGTTCGCGGAAAGCCGCCACCGGCCGGATCTGGCCGCACTGTTCGAGCACACCCCCGCAGAACGGCAGGGGCGCGCCGGCGCGGTCGAACGTGCGATCAAGCTGCTGCCCTCGCTGCCGGTACCCCAGCCCGAGATCAGCGACACCATCGATCCATGGCTCGCGCCACGCACCGTCAAGGCGCTGCAGGCCCATGGCATCCGCACGCTGTCGGACCTGACCGTGCGTATCCCACGCCGGCGCGGCTGGTGGAAGGTGATCGAGGGGCTCGGCATCACCGGCGCCCGGCAGGTCGAAGCGTTCTTTGCCGCTCATCCGCAGCTTACTGAGCGCGCCCGGGCTCTGATAGCGGTCGCCCATCCCCGCGGCATCGTGCCGTGGGAGCAGTTGCGTGTGCCGCGCGAAGTTGATGGGTCGCAGGGCAGCTTCCGCGCACCGCGCGAGGCCTGCACGCTGAACGCCACGAACGATTACGAGGCGGTACGAGCCTGGCTTTCGCTCCACGAAACAGCCGCCACGCAGCGCGCGTATCGCAAGGAAGCCGAGCGGCTGATCCTTTGGGCAATTGTCGAGCGGGGTCGGGCGCTCTCGTCGCTGACGACCGATGATGCCATCGCGTACCGGGCTTTCGTCCGGCGCCCAACGCCGCGCGAGCGCTGGGTTGGGCCGCCGCGGCCGCGTGACTCGGTGGAGTGGCGCCCCTTCTCTGGTGGCCTGTCGGCACGCTCGGCCGCCTATGCGCTCACGGTGTTGTCGGCCCTGTTTCGGTGGCTCATCGAGCAGCGCTACGTGCTGGCCAACCCGTTTGCCGGCATCAAGGTTCGCGGCCATGCCTCGCGACCGGCGCTGGATACGGCTCGAGGCTTTACCGAAGGGGAATGGCTACTGCTGCGGGCCATCGCGGACGGTCTGGAGCGGTCCTACGGCTGGTCCGAGCCGGCGGCGCAGCGCCTACGTTTTCTGCTCGACTTTGGGTACGCGACGGGTCTGCGCGCCAGCGAACTGGTCGGCGCTGCACTTGGCAACGTGCACCTCGACGGGCACGGCGACCGCTGGCTGCATCTTGTCGGAAAAGGGAGCAAGCCCGGGAAGGTAGCCTTGCCGCCCCTCGCATATACGGCGCTAGACCAGTACCTGGCACAGCGGCAGTTGCCGATCAGCCGGGAGAGATGGAATCCGAAGACTCCCCTAGTGGCGAGCCTGGGCGAGGATGGCGCCGTTGGTATAACCGGCGCTCATCTTTGGCGCTTGCTAAGGCGCTTCTTTGCGCAGGCCGCCGACGCGATCGACGCCGATCACCCAGTGGCTGCGGAGAAACTGCGCCGTGCAACGCCCCACTGGATGCGACACAGTCACGCCAGCCACGCGCTGGCTCGCGGGGCTGAACTCACCGCCGTGCGCGACAACCTGCGCCACGCGTCGATCGCCACCACGTCCATGTACCTGCACGGCGACGAACTTGAGCGTGCCAAACAGATGCGGCAGGCATTCGGCGCACGCAAATAG
- a CDS encoding aldo/keto reductase: protein MSILGFGCGAMLGRVGRAQALRALEVAYDNGITHFDVARSYGFGEAEMLLGSFLRGKRDAVSVTTKFGIVPPRNASKLGLAKSAARAVLSHLPGGRSLARAAARKMLAHRDYSPAYARACLDTSLRDLCVERVDHYMIHDPAEADLSDELLGFLEDARRAGKIDRWGIATDHPPCCRVPLRRMPRHCSTKAT from the coding sequence ATGAGCATACTCGGATTCGGATGCGGCGCCATGCTCGGCCGGGTGGGCCGTGCGCAGGCACTGCGGGCACTTGAAGTGGCCTACGACAACGGCATCACCCATTTCGATGTGGCGCGGTCCTACGGCTTCGGGGAAGCGGAGATGCTGCTGGGCAGTTTTCTGCGCGGCAAACGCGATGCGGTGAGCGTAACGACGAAGTTCGGCATCGTGCCGCCGCGCAATGCTTCGAAGCTGGGCCTTGCGAAATCCGCCGCACGTGCCGTGTTGTCGCACCTGCCCGGCGGCCGCAGCCTGGCGCGGGCCGCGGCGCGCAAGATGCTGGCCCATCGCGACTATTCCCCGGCCTATGCCCGCGCCTGTCTCGACACATCGTTGCGCGACCTGTGCGTGGAGCGCGTGGACCACTACATGATTCACGACCCGGCCGAGGCAGACCTGAGCGACGAACTGCTGGGATTTCTGGAAGACGCGCGCCGCGCGGGCAAGATCGACCGCTGGGGCATTGCCACGGACCATCCCCCGTGTTGTCGAGTCCCGCTGCGGCGCATGCCCAGGCACTGCTCTACGAAGGCAACCTGA
- the dmeF gene encoding CDF family Co(II)/Ni(II) efflux transporter DmeF, which yields MQTQDLSQWTHSHIFDTGNQAAERGTRLVMLITATMMFVEIAAGLWYNSMALLADGWHMSSHALAIGLSAFAYAAARRYANDTRFAFGTWKIEVLAGFASAVFLLGIAALMVVGSVERMITPQAIHYKEAMAVTIIGLVVNLACALILGGAHDHGHGHDHGHHHGAHAHERDHKHHDLNLRSAYVHVLADAATSVLAILALAGGWLLGWGWLDPVMGLVGAALVGTWAFGLLRQTGVVLLDREMDHHVVEEIREVVATLGTGGHTTQLADLHVWRVGKEKFSCAISLVTNDETLSAATIKRALSIHEEIVHMTVEIHRYNDQDEHARIPVGQSI from the coding sequence ATGCAAACTCAAGATCTATCCCAGTGGACCCACTCCCACATATTCGATACCGGCAACCAGGCGGCGGAACGGGGGACCCGACTCGTCATGCTGATTACCGCCACCATGATGTTCGTGGAAATCGCAGCGGGCCTGTGGTACAACTCCATGGCGCTGCTGGCCGATGGCTGGCACATGAGTTCTCATGCGCTGGCTATCGGGCTTAGTGCCTTCGCATATGCTGCTGCGCGCCGTTATGCGAACGACACACGCTTTGCCTTCGGAACCTGGAAAATCGAGGTGCTCGCCGGCTTCGCGAGCGCTGTTTTCCTGCTCGGCATCGCCGCACTCATGGTGGTTGGATCTGTCGAGCGCATGATTACTCCGCAAGCCATTCACTACAAGGAAGCCATGGCCGTCACGATAATTGGCCTCGTGGTGAACCTCGCTTGCGCACTCATCCTGGGCGGTGCACACGATCATGGTCATGGACACGACCACGGCCACCACCACGGCGCGCATGCGCATGAGCGCGATCACAAGCATCACGACCTGAACCTGCGCTCGGCCTACGTGCATGTCCTCGCGGATGCGGCAACCTCGGTGTTGGCAATTCTCGCGCTTGCTGGCGGTTGGCTGCTCGGCTGGGGCTGGCTCGATCCCGTCATGGGCCTAGTGGGCGCTGCGCTCGTCGGCACCTGGGCATTCGGCTTGCTTCGGCAGACTGGCGTCGTCCTGCTGGATCGGGAGATGGATCACCACGTAGTCGAAGAGATCCGCGAAGTCGTAGCGACGTTGGGCACTGGAGGCCACACCACACAACTTGCCGATCTCCATGTCTGGCGCGTGGGCAAGGAGAAGTTCTCCTGTGCCATCAGTCTAGTGACAAACGATGAGACGTTGTCGGCCGCAACAATCAAGCGCGCGCTCAGCATCCATGAAGAAATCGTACACATGACGGTCGAGATTCATCGCTACAACGACCAAGATGAGCACGCTCGAATCCCGGTGGGGCAATCGATTTAA
- a CDS encoding cation-translocating P-type ATPase, whose product MAATSQSIEQTPAGQREPGVLDLMTRERWIEVGRIALTGLIAFLYWQQLVPIEVLWAAVAIGLYPLVKTGLKDLFTERKIGTEIFVTIATIVAVFGGETIAGAVLMVIILIAEFIAELNTDRARASIKSLIGSVPQVALVRDAGGERTVPIAQVTAGQVVLVRTGEKIPVDGVVVGGAGAVNQAPITGESVPQDKAEGSQVFAGTIVESGAIDVRTDKVGGDTIFSRIIALVEDAESERAPVQKLADRVASWLIPVVLVFLVGVFLVTRDVSKIVTLLIFTSPAELGLATPLVMIAAIARAARTGILIKGGLYLELLAKADAMVFDKTGTLTANKPKVVRVEVLEPGLSDTDFLRLAAAADRRSAHPLAKAVVDEAAARDMQVPEPDNFEQIQARGVKASVEGRVVLVGNPALLREAGVTLDRSVEDPGSTPVHVAVDGRFAGVIFIADTLRPGAAEAIAALRESGVKRIVMLTGDNAATAQAIASQLGVDEVKADLMPQDKVAAIAQLQAKGLKVAMVGDGVNDAPALARAEVGIAMGGGGTQAALEAADIALMTDDLNKIVAARNIARRSYRTIQENLWVGVGVVHVLGITAALMGWIGPIQAAFIHLGPDVMVFLNSVKLLRVRIPHA is encoded by the coding sequence ATGGCCGCCACATCGCAATCGATCGAGCAAACACCCGCCGGGCAACGTGAGCCCGGTGTCCTTGACCTGATGACTCGCGAACGTTGGATCGAGGTTGGGCGAATCGCACTGACGGGACTCATTGCGTTTCTCTACTGGCAGCAGCTCGTGCCGATCGAGGTTCTCTGGGCGGCGGTCGCCATCGGTCTTTATCCCTTGGTGAAGACGGGTCTGAAGGACCTTTTCACCGAACGCAAGATCGGGACCGAGATATTCGTCACGATCGCGACCATCGTTGCCGTGTTTGGCGGCGAGACCATAGCTGGCGCCGTGCTCATGGTCATCATCCTGATCGCCGAGTTCATCGCCGAGTTGAATACGGATCGCGCGCGCGCGTCCATCAAATCGCTGATTGGATCGGTGCCCCAGGTGGCACTGGTTCGTGATGCCGGGGGTGAACGCACGGTGCCGATTGCGCAGGTTACGGCAGGGCAGGTCGTTCTCGTGCGCACCGGCGAGAAGATTCCTGTGGATGGGGTGGTGGTTGGTGGCGCCGGGGCGGTGAACCAGGCGCCCATCACCGGTGAAAGCGTTCCGCAGGACAAGGCAGAAGGATCGCAGGTATTCGCCGGTACCATCGTCGAGTCGGGCGCGATTGACGTGCGAACCGACAAGGTCGGTGGCGACACGATTTTCTCCCGCATCATTGCGCTGGTAGAGGATGCAGAATCCGAGCGGGCTCCTGTGCAGAAGCTTGCCGATCGGGTGGCGAGTTGGCTCATCCCGGTGGTGCTGGTATTTCTGGTGGGCGTCTTCCTGGTGACACGCGACGTGTCGAAGATCGTCACGCTGCTGATCTTCACCTCGCCCGCCGAACTCGGCCTGGCCACGCCGCTGGTCATGATCGCCGCCATTGCGCGGGCCGCCCGCACCGGCATTCTGATCAAGGGCGGCCTCTACCTCGAATTGCTGGCCAAGGCCGATGCCATGGTCTTCGACAAGACTGGTACGTTGACGGCGAACAAGCCGAAAGTCGTACGTGTGGAAGTACTGGAGCCAGGCCTTTCCGACACGGATTTTCTGAGACTGGCCGCCGCTGCGGATCGCAGGTCAGCTCATCCGCTGGCCAAGGCTGTGGTGGACGAGGCGGCCGCGCGCGACATGCAGGTGCCTGAACCGGACAACTTCGAGCAGATCCAGGCGCGCGGCGTGAAGGCGAGCGTGGAGGGGCGTGTGGTGCTGGTGGGCAATCCCGCATTGCTGCGGGAAGCCGGTGTCACACTGGATCGTAGCGTCGAAGATCCAGGCAGTACGCCCGTGCATGTCGCCGTGGATGGCCGCTTCGCCGGCGTCATCTTCATTGCCGACACCCTGCGGCCGGGTGCCGCCGAGGCGATCGCAGCGTTGCGTGAAAGCGGCGTCAAGCGGATCGTCATGCTGACCGGCGACAATGCGGCGACGGCCCAGGCGATCGCATCCCAGCTTGGCGTGGACGAGGTCAAGGCGGATTTGATGCCCCAAGACAAGGTGGCCGCCATTGCCCAGTTGCAAGCGAAGGGGCTGAAAGTGGCGATGGTTGGTGATGGCGTCAACGATGCGCCAGCGCTGGCGCGCGCCGAAGTTGGCATCGCCATGGGCGGGGGCGGTACGCAGGCAGCGCTCGAGGCTGCCGATATTGCGCTGATGACCGACGACCTGAACAAGATTGTCGCGGCCCGCAATATTGCACGTCGCAGCTATCGAACCATCCAGGAAAACCTTTGGGTAGGTGTAGGCGTGGTCCACGTTCTCGGGATCACCGCTGCACTGATGGGCTGGATCGGACCGATCCAGGCCGCATTCATCCATCTGGGGCCGGACGTCATGGTGTTCCTGAATTCGGTCAAGCTGCTACGCGTGCGTATTCCTCATGCCTGA
- a CDS encoding YncE family protein yields MCFNFVAPVRLILPERSVHWLCFSQHSPSSSKMSRTQYFKPASLFLAVVSLCAVSAHAASVEPGNRSFAGYKLERAAALPSTDTGWDYSSLDEKRGNMFIGHRKDGIQVFDVRRGVPVKTLKESTGANATSVAPEFDIGIAGTTDGDVVVFQLSTLQTLKRYKSTTEGFDGASYEPFSKRFMMIGTPAKGSQVTPVMFFDAKTGEPAGSIDVQSEKIDPARSDAAGHIFLPLRDKSAVARIDVRNMKVDATWPMRECLTPSSLAVDPANQRVFVACRGTDAVAPAMAVLDSNTGAQIAKLPIGRGTDDMFFDGPRKTIVVVNGDSSMTVISQRSADDYALALSVSTRPTARSGAYDYASGRIHLSSAETVTRFDNAGKPKTTFLPNTFRVLTYGRATLNAGGASE; encoded by the coding sequence TTGTGCTTCAACTTCGTCGCCCCGGTAAGGCTCATTCTGCCGGAGCGTTCCGTCCATTGGCTTTGCTTCAGCCAGCACTCTCCTTCGTCCTCGAAAATGTCGCGTACTCAATATTTCAAGCCTGCCTCGCTGTTCCTTGCGGTCGTGTCCCTGTGTGCCGTATCCGCGCACGCGGCTTCCGTCGAACCCGGTAACCGCTCCTTTGCGGGCTACAAGCTGGAGCGGGCCGCCGCGCTACCCAGCACGGATACCGGCTGGGACTACAGCTCCCTGGACGAAAAACGCGGGAACATGTTCATCGGCCATCGTAAGGATGGCATTCAGGTGTTCGATGTCCGTCGTGGGGTTCCGGTCAAGACGCTGAAGGAATCCACTGGCGCAAATGCAACCTCGGTCGCACCGGAGTTCGATATCGGCATCGCAGGTACGACCGACGGCGATGTCGTGGTGTTTCAGCTTTCCACCCTTCAGACGCTGAAGCGTTACAAGAGCACCACAGAGGGGTTCGACGGCGCCAGTTACGAACCATTCAGCAAACGTTTCATGATGATTGGCACCCCTGCCAAGGGTAGCCAGGTCACACCGGTGATGTTCTTCGATGCAAAGACAGGCGAGCCAGCAGGCAGCATCGATGTCCAGAGCGAAAAGATCGACCCTGCCCGGTCGGACGCCGCAGGCCACATCTTCCTTCCATTGCGCGACAAGTCAGCAGTAGCTCGTATCGATGTGCGCAACATGAAAGTCGATGCGACCTGGCCGATGCGCGAATGCCTGACGCCTTCTTCCCTGGCGGTTGATCCCGCAAATCAGCGTGTCTTCGTTGCATGCCGGGGCACGGACGCCGTTGCGCCGGCCATGGCGGTGCTCGACAGCAACACGGGGGCGCAGATTGCGAAGCTGCCGATCGGCCGTGGTACCGACGACATGTTCTTTGATGGGCCCCGGAAGACCATCGTAGTCGTCAATGGCGATTCGTCCATGACAGTGATTTCACAGCGTTCCGCTGACGACTATGCGCTCGCCCTCAGTGTCAGCACGCGCCCAACTGCGCGCAGCGGTGCTTACGACTATGCCAGCGGGCGCATTCACCTGTCTTCGGCAGAAACCGTGACCCGGTTCGACAATGCCGGCAAGCCCAAGACCACATTCCTTCCGAACACCTTTCGTGTGCTGACCTATGGCCGTGCCACGCTGAATGCAGGTGGCGCCAGCGAATAG
- a CDS encoding metal/formaldehyde-sensitive transcriptional repressor encodes MSHTLQGKQKLINRVRRIRGQIDAIERALEEEKGCMDVLQQITSCRGAMNGLLSVVLEEHIRCHLVDAEASRSDSEGDAREVLIAVVRSYFK; translated from the coding sequence ATGAGTCACACGCTCCAAGGCAAGCAGAAACTTATCAACCGAGTCCGCCGTATTCGCGGGCAAATTGATGCCATCGAACGCGCCCTTGAGGAGGAAAAGGGTTGCATGGACGTCCTGCAGCAAATCACAAGCTGCCGCGGCGCCATGAACGGACTCCTGAGTGTCGTGCTGGAAGAGCATATTCGCTGCCACCTGGTCGATGCGGAGGCTAGCCGGAGCGACAGTGAAGGCGATGCGCGCGAGGTGCTCATCGCGGTTGTTCGCAGCTACTTCAAGTAG
- a CDS encoding P-II family nitrogen regulator produces MTIKLVIAVIPSHLLKELERALASTHAPGLTITKVKGHGPFNSYFVSDITGFYSKVEIFVEESGVPAIQTAISDVTIEAKDKAGIIAVIPTETFMPLHTTEAKT; encoded by the coding sequence ATGACTATCAAACTGGTAATCGCCGTCATTCCTTCTCACCTGCTGAAGGAGCTCGAACGAGCCCTTGCATCCACACATGCCCCTGGGCTCACCATCACCAAGGTAAAAGGCCACGGCCCATTCAACAGTTACTTTGTCAGTGACATAACCGGCTTCTATTCAAAGGTCGAGATCTTTGTGGAAGAAAGCGGCGTACCGGCGATTCAAACCGCAATCTCCGACGTAACCATAGAAGCGAAGGATAAGGCCGGCATCATCGCCGTCATTCCCACGGAGACGTTTATGCCACTCCATACGACGGAAGCAAAGACTTGA
- the nccX gene encoding periplasmic metal sensor NccX encodes MMKSRTFRLSVSTLVGALVGVLMAIVGVYVTHSTEEPHTSLHEMLHDAVPLDSNEREILELKEEEFTARRREIESRLRAANGKLAESIAKNPQWSPEVEEATREVERAAADLQRATLVHVFEMRAGLKPEHRAAYDRVLVDALKRGSQ; translated from the coding sequence ATGATGAAATCCCGCACGTTTCGTCTGTCGGTGTCGACGCTGGTTGGCGCCCTGGTTGGCGTCCTGATGGCAATCGTCGGCGTCTATGTCACCCATTCGACGGAAGAACCCCACACAAGTCTTCACGAAATGCTCCACGACGCCGTACCGCTGGATAGCAACGAGCGCGAGATCCTGGAACTCAAGGAAGAGGAGTTCACCGCGCGACGTCGCGAGATCGAGTCGCGGCTGCGCGCGGCCAACGGCAAGCTGGCCGAGTCTATCGCGAAGAATCCGCAGTGGAGTCCCGAGGTGGAAGAGGCCACGCGCGAGGTGGAGCGCGCCGCTGCCGATTTGCAGCGTGCCACGCTCGTACACGTGTTCGAGATGCGTGCGGGTTTGAAGCCTGAGCACCGCGCAGCCTATGATCGCGTTCTGGTGGACGCGCTCAAACGTGGCTCGCAGTGA
- a CDS encoding CzcE family metal-binding protein codes for MKAKRQALLFAAILFGGVSMSYAMETAGSKPDASASAGKALAKRQAALYGDPIGQAQASRIVDLKPGTRYVNVSSGETVAFRSDEKISAWAFAQMVRDTSVDLNLLLPDLPRSADVRIYIERSDLVTGG; via the coding sequence ATGAAAGCGAAGCGACAAGCCTTGTTGTTTGCGGCGATTCTGTTTGGTGGAGTGTCGATGTCGTATGCGATGGAAACGGCTGGGTCGAAGCCCGATGCTTCGGCTTCGGCCGGGAAAGCGCTGGCGAAGCGTCAAGCCGCTTTATATGGCGATCCGATTGGTCAAGCCCAGGCGAGCCGAATTGTGGACCTCAAGCCAGGCACGCGGTATGTCAACGTGAGTTCTGGAGAGACGGTTGCGTTTCGATCGGATGAGAAGATCTCTGCGTGGGCCTTTGCACAGATGGTGAGGGATACGAGCGTGGACCTCAACTTGCTGTTGCCAGATTTGCCTCGTAGCGCTGACGTGCGCATCTACATTGAGAGAAGCGACCTGGTCACGGGGGGCTGA
- a CDS encoding MFS transporter codes for MRPPGRGALIGGEWSGAVLVAVEHAPPGKRAFYGSWPQCGIPAGLVLSTAAFYLVQKLPTKDMLSWGWRVPFVGSAALVLIGLYIRLKIEETPAFSAVKEHKQKARFPAAEFVRSSWRSLLVAIFAMASPNILFYIATVFILRYSPETPGVPRDVVLGRH; via the coding sequence ATGCGTCCGCCAGGCCGAGGCGCGCTTATTGGTGGGGAGTGGAGCGGGGCGGTGCTGGTGGCGGTGGAGCATGCCCCGCCTGGCAAGCGGGCGTTCTATGGGAGTTGGCCGCAATGCGGCATTCCTGCGGGACTGGTGCTGTCGACGGCCGCCTTCTATCTGGTCCAGAAGCTGCCGACGAAAGACATGTTGAGCTGGGGCTGGCGTGTGCCATTTGTCGGAAGTGCGGCTTTGGTGCTGATCGGCCTGTACATCCGGCTCAAGATCGAGGAGACGCCAGCCTTTTCGGCAGTGAAGGAGCACAAGCAGAAAGCTCGCTTTCCGGCGGCGGAATTCGTAAGGTCATCATGGCGGTCGCTGTTGGTGGCCATCTTCGCGATGGCATCGCCGAACATCCTTTTCTATATCGCCACGGTCTTCATCCTGCGCTACAGTCCCGAGACCCCGGGTGTGCCGCGCGACGTGGTCTTGGGTAGGCACTGA